The genomic stretch ATGTGATCCAACTTATTGGCTAATCAACCTAATTTAATCAATAGTTAGTAGAGATTTTACACTTTACTTCAAACAAAGACAAATTATCCGCGATGATATGATAATgctgaattattttaacCTTCTTGTTACAACCTAGAATGCTTTCAAATTCTTACTATCTATTTAATTGATCTTTTACCATATCCAAcgtatttttcaaatttcacTTCCCGTTTTCCTTTTCTCAATTGTTCAATTTCGGAATTTACTATTGGGGAAATTCTATAAATAAACTAGGAATAATAGAAGCATAGCGAAATTCTATTAAACATATCAATACTTTATTAATCTACTAAACTGAAGCATACTGGATATGCTCTGTTCCCATTATAAAAAACTAACAAGTTACTGGCTTGCATAACAATATCTTTTATAACATTGTGAACAAAAATATGGCAACTTAGTTACCTCGGGGGATCTATACAGACTCCCACTTAAGAAGAAACATCCTAGGCATTGTTTAAACTTAATATCGGATTTGTGGTTATAATTTGAGGTTAGTATCGCTCTTCCATTTGCAAGCATACCATCCACCTCCTTTTGGCTATATTGGACTTTAAAGGTGGATGTATTAGCTTCAAACGTTTGGTGTGAATTcgtaaaatataataacaatGGTAATCGTGGTTTATGCGAGTTTTCCTTTTCTCTGTATTTTGGGCTTACTTTCCTATATAATTTACTTCTTTTCTTAGAGTCTTGAAAATAGAATTCACAGCCTATAATTAGCACTGGCTTTTTTTCTGGCATCTGTATAAATTCGTCGACTTGAGGTATCAAATACTCTACTCCAAGCTTTTCCTTTAGTTGCCTATTGATAGTACACAATTTACTTGCATTTGGATAATTATTGCTATCAGAACTTGAATCTAATACAATGATAGTATCTAATTTTCTTTCAGGTTGAATTAGCGATCTCAAAGGAATATTTTCGCCATCCTCGCCACCGTCAACTAGATATATGTGGTCTTTGTCAACATATTCATTCGTTTCTTGAGCTACCTGacttatatttttatttttagttgGATTATCTCCTATtgtttcatcattttttctcaattgataaaatgGATTAGGCTTTATTATGGCATAATAAGTATTGATTGGCAATTTAATAGGTAAGTGGGTGTTTGTATATAGATTTAAATCTATATTTGAAGGTTCATTACCATTTTCTAAAGTATTATAGTCAGGCTTTAGCCCAAAAACATCTAGCATAATATTCGtagcaaaaataaattcagtTGATATTGTTGAGATGGTTTCCCAAAAgtatattagaatattattaaaaactGATGATGAAGTGGCTGATATAAACCCAATATCGTCGAATCCACAAACACATTTTACTGATTTGCCATTGATGAACTTTGAGCCAATATACTTtatgttaaaaaatttctgaACTGGTAATTCCCAGGatccaaattcaaatggagtaaattcaaatattatattttttacattattatttcgTCCATTAGATATAAAAATTGGAAGtggaaattgaaatttttgaaaccCAGTTGAGTTTGCTATCATTTGGcttaatgatgatgagtTTTTTGTTCTTAAAAACTCAGAAGAAATTCTTTCTATTAACACTTTAGACCAATAATCTGTAAATGAAATATCAAATCccagaaatttttttggaatcACACTCTCATGAATGTGAATataaaactttaataattcttgagcttttttaaaaatatcattttcttctttcGATCCCTTATTTGTCTTACCATTatctaaaatatatttcaaaaaatattccttAAACTTAGTAAAGACAGAATTGTCTTCTTGTTTCATTATgtcattttcaaaagatcGTTTCTCAATAGATAtgatttcattttcttttaaattaagCTCCTTTATCCCTCCAATTAAACTGTCATTTAAATTCCAGTTAGCCAATAGATTATTAACTTGGAAATCGTTTAATATCAGGTCAGTTAATAGCCAACTTCCTCCAGAGAGGCCTGATATATAGCTTAAggtattaaaaatattatcatcatttaattgcTTTAAAAATCCAGCACCAATTAACATTGAACGATATCCACCGCCAGATATTGACATACCAATTATTGGTggatatttatatattatatctGCCCACCATTCAttgttatttgaattatttcttgaatACTTTGGAGacattgaattaaattcgGTAAAATTAgctatatatttcaaaatattgctCTTTACATGATCATTGatatgattatatatataattttcttctaaattAGAAAGGGTATTCTATTGACGAAAGTTAGTAATCTAAtacattatttttgttttaaaaaacaaaaaaatctaaCTTAAAAACATACATTTGCTACTCTTGGTTTTAAATCTCTAGGACATTCAACACTTTGGATATCAATGGTATAGGAATTTTCCAACAAAAGGAATAAGCAACAGATACTAAGTACTAACATTTTACAAATTGATGAAGCTAGATTCCAAATATGGTGTAAGCCGATAAAGTATATACATATTTGataccattatttttaactatttaatgaattatttgaaaatcatGGGTGAAAGATCTGTATTAAGCTGTGcatctaattctttttattgGTAAGAGAcacaaaaacaaaatgaaaaaaatcttcaaaaaataaggCAATAGTTGGAAAAATATCTTACTTTATGAAattcttaataaaaatcaactatacataaatttaaatatcttCTTGAAGATATATTAAGAGAAGGATTTTACAATTTcctaattaataaattatagttaaataattgtaattcattaattatcTGAAAGTTAATTTTAGCTATAAtaacataaaaaaataaaagaaagtattattaattatacaATTTATAAGGTCAAATATAGATAtctgtatatatttatcaaatcaTTACTATGACGCTTCTATATATATCCGCAACCTTTGCAAAATGTATTTTCTTAGATCACTATGCTAATTTATTATCCGGTTAATAGAAGTTGAAACTCTTGATTAGGCATACGAAAATCTTAATTGTTAAAAGTATATGAAATTAGatcttaaatttatttttataaatatacaacaaatatataaaaaatagaaaaaatattatataaatgtaCTGCTAGGCTAGCAATGCttaaaattcttcatcagaaGAAACGTAGGCATCACCTAAttccttcttcttcttcattctttccttcttcttctttcttAATTCAGCAGAAGAcaacttcttcttcttcttacCACCAGCAACCTTGTTACCCATAGCATCGAATTTGTCACCTTCATCGTCCTTCTTTTCAATACGTGGACCAGAACCTTGACCAGTGACCCAGTTGTGACCGGATGGAGTCATTTGACCGTTGTTAACAGCCCAGACTTCTTCAGTTAAATCTTTGGTGAATTCAGCAGAGTGagtaatgataataacaCCACCTTCGAAAGCCTTCAAAGCCTTAGACAAAGCACCTAAGGAATCTCTATCCAAATAGTTGGTTGGTTCATCTAAAACGATTAAATGTGGTCTCAACCAAGTACCAGCAGCCAAAACTAATTTAACCTTTTGACCACCAGATAAACCTCTGATTCTGGAGTGGGAAACTAACTCAGCATCTAAACCTAACATAGCACAGTGTTCTTCAATTTCCTTTCTAGTTAAAGGTCTGAATTGACCAGAAGCCAAAGCTTCCTTCATATCGACTTCAGCAACTAATTTAGCGTGAGATTCAATCAATTCACCTCTTGGTAACCAAGCGTTGTCAACGGACATCATTGGAACCCAACGTTCAGATTTCATACCGATGTTTTCACCTAATAAGAAAGAACATTCATATTCATAGGAGTTCTTGAACTTACGACGAGCATGGATACCTTGGATTCTACGTGGAGTACCTTCAATCTTGAAGATCTTGTTCATAGCTTGGGCATCATCTTCGTTAATTTGACGGTTAGCTCTGTCCATAGTTTCACGATCTTCACCTGTTTGGAATCTCCATTGGATATATTCAGATGGAGTCTTGTCTAAGTGGGATTCGATATGGGCGAAAGCGTGTTGTTTAATGTAGGCAATTCTACAGTTTTCGTGAGTGTAAATTTCACCAGTGGTTGGTAATAATTCACCAGTTAAGACATTAATCAAAGTAGATTTACCAGCACCATTTGGACCAATGACAGCAATTCTGGAAGATAAGGAACATTGGAAGTTAATGTTGGAGATTTGTGGTTTGTCGGTACCTGGGTATTGGAAAGTCATGTCAGAAACCTTGACGATAGCCTTTTGTTTGGTCTTAACACCTTCTAAGTAACCTGGTTCTGGGAATCTAAATTCTAAGTCAGAGGCACCTAATTCGTAGTAAGATTTAGCAGTTGGACATTTCTTGACGAATTCAGACAAGTTACCCTtgtattttcttaatttcaAACCTTCGTAATGGATAATGTATTGACAAACGTTGTCTAAGAAACCAGAGTCATGGGAAACAATGATGGAAGTAATACCACAAGTGTTTAAGTAGTTGACTAACCAAGCGACATTGACGGTATCCAAATGGTTAGTTGgttcatctaataataagatatCAGCGTTCTTCAAGACAGCTCTAGCTAAAGCTAATTTCATCTTCCAACCACCAGATAAGGAAGCAATTGGCATGTTGATCATTTCTTCAGAGAAGGAGAATTCCAACAATTTAGCAGTGATAACTTCTTTAGTACCGACATTACCTTGGAAGACGAAGTCCAAGACAGAAGTTTCAGAGTGAGTACCATCGATATCGTGTTCGACGTAGACGGTTCTACATTCTTCTTGGGTTGGGAAACCATCAACTTGACCGTTAGCAACAGCTCTCATCAAAGTAGATTTACCAGCACCATTTGGACCACATAAACCGTATCTTCTACCTCTCTTCAATCTCAATTGAGTCTTGTTCAATAAGATCTTAGCACCATAAGCCAAGGAGAATTCACAGTTACATAAATCTTCaccttcatcttcttcgtCATCGAAGTTTGGACCAACTGGAATGTTGTCAACAGCTTGCTTTCTGAAGTCATCCAAGATGTCCTTGGCAGTTCTTTCATGTAAGAAAACAGTCATGTATGGTAAGATGTGAGTGAACCAAGCTTGTTGATCAATAACTCTTTCATCGATCAAGTCACCGGCAACAGCAGCAATATATTCAACGACAACTGTGAATCTTGGAGCAACAGTTTCAGATTTCAATAAACCGTTCAAGACACCCAAAGTAGTGGCAATGTCACCAGCGTGAGAAACTTCTGGTAATTTGTCATCGTCAGTAACGTTACCAACTCTCTTCAAAGTCTTCAAACCTCTTAAGGTAACTTCTCTAGCTTCTGGATCAGCAATGGTAGCGAAGTTGTTTTTCAAACCTGGCAATAATTTACCCATGAATGGAGCAACAACTTGTGGATCTTCGACCAACTTACACATGTTGTCAATAATAACAGCAGCTTTACGTTTGATGGAAGTTTCTCTTTCAGCCAAACCTCTAGACAATAATGGGACCATAATGGACAAAGTAGCTGGAGTAACTTCAGCAACGAAAGTAGTAGCACCTAACAAATGGACGGTTTCTGGAACTTCACTTGGGTCAGCGATACATTCAATCAACTTTGgaataaatctttcaatatCCTTGTTGTCGACGGTTTCAGTAGACTTGGTGATAGTGGCAGTAGCAGCTTGCTTGACTTCCTTCTTAGTATCCCACATAGCTTCAGATAAGACTGGGATCAATTCAGGCATTCTTAAAGCGACTTGTTCCTTAGCAGCGTCAACTAATTGGGAGATAGCAGCCAAGATAGCGACCTTTTCGTTCCACTTGGAAGTGTTTTCTAAGGCAGTAGTTAAGTGAGGTAAGACAGCCTTAACAGCGACTGGGTTAACAGCCTTAACGATGGCAATTAAAGTGTCGGAAGCTAATTTTTGAACATCCTTGTCTTTGTCACCAGCTTTTTCACAAACTTGTGGAAGAATTCTAACAATGAATGGTTCAACAGATGGAGATAAGTTAGATTCGTTAGCAATGTGAGCAACAGCAGATAAAGCGTTAGCAGCGGTCTTCTTATCTTTCAAAGCCTTTTGTAAATCTAAAAAGAACTTTTCTGGAGCATCGTGTTCAATGATGTTACCGTTTAAGAAAGTGGAAATTTCAACAGCAATTTCAGATCTAGTTTCTGGAGTAGCGattgttaatttttctaacaGTTCATTTAGAACCTTGATAGATTGGTCTGAGTCAGTCATTtatgatattgaaataacCAATGGTTGATCTGGTCTCTTGAAAAGAGGTAtaaaaacaagaaaaaacCCAAACGGAAAAACGTGTAAATGAACAAGTGAGAATTTTCGAAATACTGAGAAATAAATAGctgtatatatatgatttttctaaaattgaattagaaaaaatcaatcaaGATGGAtaagatgaaaaaaaattttttccatGAGTATCTCTCGGACTGCGTTTTTCCTTTTTGCCGGCGATGcgtgaaaaaaatttttcattgcGAGACCGGCTACGGGTATTTCTGAGGAACTGTTGCGATGAGCcgtgaaaaaaaaattaatacgAAAATGGCAATTCTTAGTGGAAGACCAGCGAGGTGTGACACGAAGATAGGACGAAAAAGAAAAGGGAAGGTTACGAAGTGGTGTTAGTAAAGACATGATTAGATGTGATGGTTAAGACTAGATGAGAGATGGTTAAGAAAGACTAGGTGGAACGAGACTGGATGGATTTGTATTTGAGAGGGAATGTTAATGGGAGGATGAAAGACTGTGAAACCAACGTTTTGCGCTACAAGGCTAATgtgcttttatttttggagTTGGACAAATACAGTAAGTTTTCAAATCTAGTATGTCCAGGCTCATAAGAACAAAGGAAACTATAGCGgaagtatttttttttttcgtgGTAtgctttctttttttgttttttaactttttatttattttttcgaGCATTACGTTTCTTCTTTTGATGTCATGGAAACAGAAAGCATAGCTTGTAATAGGGTAACTGAATAGTTGCCGTTTTTGTCTTGGAGTGATGAGTTTCTAGTTGTATATCTTGAAATGATGAGCTAAGATTTGAATCTCAAAATTCAACTTGCTATTTCACCGTTTTGGGTATGCATTGCATGAGTGATTTGATTACacatatagatatatatatagtgATACACTACCAACTAGGTACACTTGGgtattgaatatattgaaattataaaaGTTATAGATATATACTCTAGACGCCTGGATTACCATGCACGAGTGTGTGGGATCTGGTTGCAATGTAAGGCAAGATAAGGGGGTTTtgctaatattattattattattatatgttactattattattaattgtataTTTACTATCTTGCTAATCTTTGATTATTGGAGCTGTCGTGACATGAGATAACTTGGAAGGAGTATTGTTGAGAGAAATGCCAGTTCTTGTCTTGTCTTTTCTTCTCTTGACAATGGTGGATGAATCTAATGATAGTTGGAAGACATCATTTGAATGAGTGATGGAAACACAAGAGGAGGAGGGGCTTGCAGAATATTCCTCATTTTCCAATAGA from Henningerozyma blattae CBS 6284 chromosome 4, complete genome encodes the following:
- the SPO1 gene encoding putative carboxylic ester hydrolase (similar to Saccharomyces cerevisiae SPO1 (YNL012W); ancestral locus Anc_1.392) → MSPKYSRNNSNNNEWWADIIYKYPPIIGMSISGGGYRSMLIGAGFLKQLNDDNIFNTLSYISGLSGGSWLLTDLILNDFQVNNLLANWNLNDSLIGGIKELNLKENEIISIEKRSFENDIMKQEDNSVFTKFKEYFLKYILDNGKTNKGSKEENDIFKKAQELLKFYIHIHESVIPKKFLGFDISFTDYWSKVLIERISSEFLRTKNSSSLSQMIANSTGFQKFQFPLPIFISNGRNNNVKNIIFEFTPFEFGSWELPVQKFFNIKYIGSKFINGKSVKCVCGFDDIGFISATSSSVFNNILIYFWETISTISTEFIFATNIMLDVFGLKPDYNTLENGNEPSNIDLNLYTNTHLPIKLPINTYYAIIKPNPFYQLRKNDETIGDNPTKNKNISQVAQETNEYVDKDHIYLVDGGEDGENIPLRSLIQPERKLDTIIVLDSSSDSNNYPNASKLCTINRQLKEKLGVEYLIPQVDEFIQMPEKKPVLIIGCEFYFQDSKKRSKLYRKVSPKYREKENSHKPRLPLLLYFTNSHQTFEANTSTFKVQYSQKEVDGMLANGRAILTSNYNHKSDIKFKQCLGCFFLSGSLYRSPEVTKLPYFCSQCYKRYCYASQ
- the TBLA0D04410 gene encoding uncharacterized protein (similar to Saccharomyces cerevisiae YEF3 (YLR249W) and HEF3 (YNL014W); ancestral locus Anc_1.391), encoding MTDSDQSIKVLNELLEKLTIATPETRSEIAVEISTFLNGNIIEHDAPEKFFLDLQKALKDKKTAANALSAVAHIANESNLSPSVEPFIVRILPQVCEKAGDKDKDVQKLASDTLIAIVKAVNPVAVKAVLPHLTTALENTSKWNEKVAILAAISQLVDAAKEQVALRMPELIPVLSEAMWDTKKEVKQAATATITKSTETVDNKDIERFIPKLIECIADPSEVPETVHLLGATTFVAEVTPATLSIMVPLLSRGLAERETSIKRKAAVIIDNMCKLVEDPQVVAPFMGKLLPGLKNNFATIADPEAREVTLRGLKTLKRVGNVTDDDKLPEVSHAGDIATTLGVLNGLLKSETVAPRFTVVVEYIAAVAGDLIDERVIDQQAWFTHILPYMTVFLHERTAKDILDDFRKQAVDNIPVGPNFDDEEDEGEDLCNCEFSLAYGAKILLNKTQLRLKRGRRYGLCGPNGAGKSTLMRAVANGQVDGFPTQEECRTVYVEHDIDGTHSETSVLDFVFQGNVGTKEVITAKLLEFSFSEEMINMPIASLSGGWKMKLALARAVLKNADILLLDEPTNHLDTVNVAWLVNYLNTCGITSIIVSHDSGFLDNVCQYIIHYEGLKLRKYKGNLSEFVKKCPTAKSYYELGASDLEFRFPEPGYLEGVKTKQKAIVKVSDMTFQYPGTDKPQISNINFQCSLSSRIAVIGPNGAGKSTLINVLTGELLPTTGEIYTHENCRIAYIKQHAFAHIESHLDKTPSEYIQWRFQTGEDRETMDRANRQINEDDAQAMNKIFKIEGTPRRIQGIHARRKFKNSYEYECSFLLGENIGMKSERWVPMMSVDNAWLPRGELIESHAKLVAEVDMKEALASGQFRPLTRKEIEEHCAMLGLDAELVSHSRIRGLSGGQKVKLVLAAGTWLRPHLIVLDEPTNYLDRDSLGALSKALKAFEGGVIIITHSAEFTKDLTEEVWAVNNGQMTPSGHNWVTGQGSGPRIEKKDDEGDKFDAMGNKVAGGKKKKKLSSAELRKKKKERMKKKKELGDAYVSSDEEF